One stretch of Aquimarina sp. Aq107 DNA includes these proteins:
- a CDS encoding rubredoxin: MEEFMHRVNIKGGILSPSELQRIIVYAEELGLDTFHFGSRQDIIFPSRDNSNTVVTEHESFNTDFFAPEAEQNISCSYVSIDIFNSTVWLRGTTYLYILEQFRYKPTLKINIADPQQQMVSLFSGDLNFIASSQEDYWYLFLKLPGWEEVFYPVLIFTWDIAKVAQEIENIYKKVNNVDELFQFLNESIDTNNRTIEKPLSVGFKPFPYYEGMNKMGINQYWLGLYWRNNKYDLKFLKALCEFCIEYRIGKICLTPWKSFIIKGIPKECKLTLEKLLGQFGINVRHSALELNWHLPVGSQKALDLKKFLVMNFDQNDISTYGMTFSISIRRKQKRYFTSVVIEENKTPEAVKDFVVRPTYNVLYAKNFNPNTRQYIVYAQDIDQMDLPGILLELTKTYFQNLGEGDEESFAGITSKKEKTEIEVFQCQECQTIYDPLVGDPVSAIPAGTKFSELPESYHCALCEAPKDSFEKMTLEIV; the protein is encoded by the coding sequence ATGGAAGAGTTTATGCATAGAGTAAATATTAAAGGAGGAATTTTATCACCAAGTGAGTTGCAGCGGATTATAGTGTATGCAGAGGAACTAGGGTTAGATACTTTTCATTTTGGATCCAGACAAGATATTATTTTTCCTTCTAGAGATAATAGTAATACTGTAGTGACGGAACATGAATCTTTTAATACGGATTTTTTTGCTCCAGAAGCCGAACAAAACATTAGTTGTTCTTATGTTTCGATAGATATTTTTAATTCTACGGTTTGGTTACGTGGTACTACGTATTTATATATTTTAGAACAATTTAGGTATAAACCAACATTAAAAATAAATATAGCTGATCCGCAGCAACAGATGGTTTCTTTATTTTCTGGAGATCTTAATTTTATTGCATCTAGTCAAGAAGATTATTGGTACTTGTTTTTAAAATTACCAGGCTGGGAAGAAGTTTTTTATCCAGTTTTGATTTTTACTTGGGATATAGCTAAGGTAGCTCAAGAAATTGAAAATATTTATAAAAAAGTAAATAACGTAGATGAACTTTTTCAATTTCTTAATGAAAGTATAGATACTAATAATCGAACTATCGAGAAACCGTTAAGTGTTGGTTTTAAGCCATTTCCATATTATGAAGGAATGAATAAAATGGGGATTAATCAATATTGGTTAGGATTATATTGGAGAAATAATAAGTATGATTTAAAGTTTTTAAAGGCGTTGTGCGAGTTTTGTATAGAATATCGTATTGGTAAAATATGTTTAACACCTTGGAAATCATTTATTATTAAAGGAATTCCTAAAGAATGTAAGTTAACCTTAGAAAAATTACTAGGTCAGTTTGGAATCAATGTAAGACATTCTGCGTTAGAGTTAAATTGGCATTTGCCAGTGGGAAGTCAGAAAGCATTGGACCTTAAAAAGTTTTTGGTCATGAATTTTGACCAAAATGATATCAGTACTTATGGAATGACATTTTCTATTAGTATTAGGCGTAAACAAAAGAGATATTTCACATCCGTTGTGATAGAAGAAAATAAAACACCAGAAGCTGTTAAAGATTTTGTAGTAAGACCTACGTACAACGTATTATATGCTAAAAATTTTAATCCTAATACTAGGCAATATATTGTATACGCTCAGGATATTGATCAAATGGATTTGCCAGGAATATTACTAGAGTTAACTAAAACGTATTTTCAGAATCTAGGAGAAGGAGATGAGGAGAGTTTTGCTGGAATTACTTCCAAGAAGGAGAAAACAGAGATAGAAGTGTTTCAGTGCCAAGAATGTCAAACTATATATGATCCGTTGGTTGGAGATCCCGTATCGGCCATCCCTGCCGGAACGAAATTTTCAGAGCTTCCGGAATCCTATCATTGTGCACTTTGTGAAGCTCCAAAAGATAGTTTTGAAAAAATGACACTAGAGATTGTATAA
- a CDS encoding lipocalin family protein, which yields MKKYYPILLLISILILASSCSDTNKEPYPIPDNAVDLIAGTSGKTWKIAKRYNDGTRMNMAGCFLSYRNTYFPDRTVKDNNDKQRDCGPSLKANWEIIQNKKGHYFIKLKSDQLPELMNIEKDYKFFQITYLNKDSLELRYRHAQFSGQVRTIVDLYVEENIVVPNRDFHNK from the coding sequence ATGAAAAAATACTATCCTATTCTACTTCTGATTAGTATCTTAATCTTAGCGTCTTCCTGTTCTGACACCAATAAAGAACCTTATCCAATTCCGGATAATGCTGTAGATCTTATTGCAGGAACATCTGGAAAGACATGGAAAATTGCCAAACGATATAATGATGGTACCAGAATGAACATGGCTGGTTGTTTCTTATCATACAGAAACACTTATTTCCCAGACAGGACAGTTAAAGACAATAATGACAAACAAAGAGATTGTGGCCCATCATTAAAAGCTAATTGGGAAATCATTCAAAATAAAAAAGGTCACTATTTTATAAAGCTAAAAAGTGATCAACTTCCAGAATTGATGAACATAGAAAAAGATTACAAGTTCTTTCAGATCACTTATCTCAATAAAGACAGTTTAGAATTACGATATAGACATGCTCAATTTTCGGGTCAAGTACGAACCATTGTAGACTTATACGTAGAAGAAAATATTGTTGTCCCTAACAGGGATTTTCATAACAAATAA
- a CDS encoding follicular epithelium yolk protein subunit produces MGISISIVAGQDKAASSVNASGSVQHVITDEERTTFKLGDKQLKDAVNKYFGKSPNDAYLHSPTPWGDLYKKYNWPQVQMVLIVQSAEILGITSEPVIVKTQDFTNNSSIKGTFNVAISESLNNTTSSNWSTGGTLTIGQKFSYGVKFLGAGAEGETSLSYSQSWGVGGQESKSITVGSTSGVSVELDPGESVVAELSASRGVMKVRIRYNAYLIGNTAVNYNPTYKKHHFWSLGIGGVMSKGGVSNSVQSTEDIEIGYYSNSKIELKNKISGKIKASHALADATAGELTLA; encoded by the coding sequence ATGGGTATTAGTATTAGTATCGTTGCTGGTCAAGATAAAGCAGCATCAAGCGTAAATGCAAGTGGATCCGTTCAACACGTGATTACCGATGAGGAAAGAACAACCTTTAAATTGGGTGATAAACAATTAAAAGATGCTGTAAATAAGTATTTTGGAAAATCTCCTAATGATGCGTACTTACATAGTCCAACTCCCTGGGGAGATCTGTATAAAAAATATAATTGGCCTCAGGTGCAGATGGTTTTGATAGTGCAAAGTGCAGAAATATTAGGAATTACATCAGAACCTGTAATTGTGAAAACACAAGATTTTACAAACAACAGTAGTATAAAAGGGACATTTAATGTTGCGATTTCAGAATCGTTAAACAATACTACTTCGTCTAATTGGAGTACAGGAGGTACATTAACCATTGGTCAGAAGTTTAGTTATGGAGTAAAATTTCTTGGAGCTGGAGCAGAAGGAGAAACCTCATTATCTTATAGCCAATCATGGGGAGTTGGTGGTCAAGAGTCTAAATCAATTACCGTAGGTTCAACATCGGGAGTAAGTGTAGAATTGGATCCTGGAGAATCTGTAGTAGCAGAGCTATCTGCCAGCAGAGGAGTTATGAAAGTAAGGATTAGATATAATGCTTATCTGATAGGTAATACAGCGGTAAATTATAATCCTACATATAAGAAACACCATTTCTGGAGTCTAGGAATCGGTGGTGTGATGTCTAAAGGAGGAGTTTCTAACTCAGTGCAATCCACAGAAGATATAGAAATTGGATACTATTCTAATTCTAAAATAGAACTAAAGAATAAAATAAGCGGTAAGATAAAAGCGAGTCATGCATTAGCAGATGCTACTGCTGGCGAACTTACATTAGCTTAA